The following are encoded in a window of Roseivirga misakiensis genomic DNA:
- a CDS encoding zinc-dependent metalloprotease, which produces MIKKHNLKRTASLFLASAFLLTLGHDGLAQRKKRNQKADAAPATEKPAPPKKKEKTYASLVKGMKADEGLFTAYTKDGKIMYEIPKSELGKDMLWVTRLVSAPENFGGGFVASGSKMIEQVVRWEERDGTVYLKKMSFNNVADSTDAIYKSVVNNNFAPIIGSFKVMGQPEDSAAYLVDVTRFFTADTRSISAMSGRFRTQFQVRRLDAEKSYTESVKSFPENVEVRQVMTYDAGRPPSNASAGLISMQVAQSMIKLPEVPMMPRLADQRVGWFTLGNVNYSSEKLKGDQVRFLKRWRLEPKDPAAYARGELVEPVKPIVYYLDPGTPERFKKWFKLGIEDWQVAFEAAGFKNAIIAKDPPTKEEDPDWSPEDTRYSTVRYIANMTRNATGPSTADPRSGEIIESDIIWYHNHLRSYRNWYLIQTGGANPKARTLDTPEEDIGEMMRAVIAHEIGHALGLPHNMKASSAYPVESLRDPDFTQEYGVAPTIMDYARVNYIAQPGDGVERFIRKIGPYDKYVINWGYRVIPGADSPEEESSTLDQWILDKADDRMYRFGSSNGYNPESQTEDLGDNSVLASTYGMMNLMRVIPNLLDWTTTDGEDYTETREIYNESIGQWRRFVGHVVTTIGGVTEDFKSSDQEGVIYNVVPEKRQVEAMEWMHKHAFATPKWLLDEDLLRKLEGYGAVNRIRTTQVSYLNRLLDATRAQRLIEAEAFKGRNTYTIYQLFGDTRKGLFSELSSGAVIDTYRRNLQRAFVARLEFMMNNDSNQFQARQVSIAQSDIRPVVKAELKTLLRDVNGAMSKYSDRASRLHLEDLKDRINNILDPK; this is translated from the coding sequence ATGATAAAAAAACATAACCTGAAGAGAACCGCTAGCCTTTTCTTAGCGAGTGCCTTTCTGTTAACGCTCGGCCATGATGGTTTAGCGCAACGAAAGAAACGAAATCAAAAGGCTGATGCAGCTCCGGCGACCGAAAAGCCAGCTCCTCCGAAAAAGAAAGAAAAAACATACGCCTCACTGGTAAAAGGTATGAAAGCCGATGAAGGCCTTTTTACGGCCTATACTAAGGATGGCAAAATCATGTACGAAATTCCAAAGAGCGAACTTGGAAAAGATATGCTCTGGGTGACCAGACTGGTTTCAGCCCCTGAGAATTTCGGAGGTGGATTTGTTGCTTCAGGTTCTAAAATGATAGAGCAAGTAGTACGTTGGGAAGAAAGAGATGGCACGGTTTACCTCAAAAAAATGTCATTCAACAATGTTGCTGACAGTACCGATGCAATCTATAAATCTGTGGTAAATAACAACTTCGCCCCTATTATTGGATCATTCAAGGTGATGGGCCAACCAGAAGATTCTGCGGCCTATTTAGTGGATGTTACGAGATTCTTTACGGCAGACACAAGATCAATCAGCGCCATGTCTGGTCGTTTTAGAACCCAGTTTCAAGTACGTAGACTTGATGCTGAAAAAAGCTATACTGAATCTGTAAAATCATTTCCAGAGAATGTCGAAGTAAGACAAGTCATGACTTATGATGCTGGCAGACCACCTTCAAATGCCAGTGCAGGTTTGATCTCTATGCAAGTAGCGCAGTCTATGATCAAATTACCCGAAGTCCCAATGATGCCTCGCCTAGCCGATCAGCGTGTGGGTTGGTTTACTTTGGGTAATGTGAACTATAGTTCAGAAAAGCTAAAAGGTGACCAAGTTAGATTCCTTAAAAGATGGAGATTGGAACCGAAAGACCCTGCTGCCTATGCTAGAGGAGAATTAGTAGAGCCAGTTAAGCCGATCGTTTACTATTTAGACCCTGGAACACCAGAAAGATTTAAAAAGTGGTTCAAACTAGGTATAGAAGATTGGCAAGTGGCCTTTGAAGCTGCTGGATTCAAAAATGCAATTATTGCAAAAGACCCACCGACTAAAGAAGAAGACCCAGATTGGAGTCCAGAAGATACAAGATACTCTACTGTGAGATACATCGCGAATATGACGCGAAATGCTACAGGCCCTAGTACAGCGGATCCAAGAAGTGGTGAAATCATTGAAAGTGACATTATCTGGTATCATAATCACTTAAGATCTTATAGAAACTGGTATTTGATTCAAACAGGTGGCGCAAACCCGAAAGCTAGGACCCTTGATACACCAGAAGAGGATATCGGGGAAATGATGCGTGCCGTAATTGCACACGAAATTGGACATGCTTTAGGACTTCCTCATAACATGAAAGCAAGTTCTGCTTACCCAGTTGAATCACTGAGAGACCCTGATTTCACTCAAGAGTACGGTGTAGCCCCTACTATTATGGATTATGCTCGTGTGAATTACATTGCCCAGCCCGGTGACGGTGTAGAGCGATTTATTAGAAAAATAGGTCCTTACGATAAGTATGTAATCAATTGGGGATATCGTGTAATCCCTGGCGCTGACAGCCCAGAAGAAGAATCAAGCACGCTAGATCAATGGATTTTAGATAAAGCTGATGACCGAATGTATAGGTTTGGAAGCAGCAATGGATACAACCCAGAGTCGCAAACAGAAGATTTAGGAGATAATAGTGTATTGGCTAGTACTTATGGTATGATGAATCTAATGCGCGTTATTCCAAACCTATTGGATTGGACAACTACCGACGGGGAAGATTATACTGAAACGCGAGAGATTTATAACGAATCGATCGGCCAATGGAGAAGGTTTGTTGGGCATGTGGTCACGACTATCGGCGGCGTAACGGAAGATTTTAAGTCGTCAGATCAAGAAGGAGTTATCTATAACGTTGTACCAGAAAAACGACAAGTTGAAGCCATGGAGTGGATGCATAAGCACGCTTTTGCTACTCCGAAATGGTTGTTAGATGAAGACCTATTAAGAAAACTTGAAGGGTATGGAGCGGTAAATCGAATCAGAACTACTCAAGTATCTTACTTAAACCGTCTTTTAGATGCTACAAGAGCGCAAAGACTAATTGAAGCGGAAGCGTTCAAAGGAAGAAACACTTATACCATCTATCAACTCTTTGGAGATACGCGTAAAGGTTTGTTTAGCGAACTATCAAGTGGGGCTGTGATCGATACCTACAGAAGAAACCTTCAAAGAGCTTTTGTAGCAAGATTAGAGTTTATGATGAACAACGATTCTAATCAGTTCCAAGCCAGACAGGTAAGCATAGCTCAGTCTGATATACGTCCGGTAGTTAAAGCTGAATTAAAAACATTGCTCAGAGATGTGAATGGAGCTATGTCCAAATATTCAGATCGTGCAAGCCGATTACACTTAGAAGATTTGAAAGATCGAATTAACAACATTCTGGATCCAAAGTAA
- a CDS encoding sterol desaturase family protein: MNRYLEIIESAYQGYANYLWQEITFQYDYKPWWQNYFWALITVSLIFLAWEWLRPWRKDQPRFRKDFWLDAFYMFFNFFLFSLIIFNALSEVVVDAFSNLLGQFGLTNLVAIEIGSWTIFAQLFTLFIIRDFIQWWTHRLLHAVPFLWRFHKVHHSVEQMGFAAHLRYHWMETIVYRTIEYIPLAMIGFGIDDFFFVHMFTLAVGHWNHANIKVNLGPLKYIFNNPNMHMWHHAHDLPKERRTGVNFGLTLSVWDYLFGTAYIPSSGKSIKLGFPGVTKFPKNFWGQISHGFGKKGQ; the protein is encoded by the coding sequence GTGAATAGATACTTGGAGATTATAGAAAGTGCCTATCAGGGATATGCCAACTACCTTTGGCAAGAGATCACTTTTCAGTATGACTATAAGCCATGGTGGCAAAATTATTTCTGGGCATTAATCACGGTTTCGTTGATCTTTTTGGCTTGGGAATGGTTGAGGCCTTGGCGTAAAGATCAACCTCGGTTTAGAAAGGACTTTTGGCTGGATGCCTTCTATATGTTCTTTAATTTTTTCCTTTTCTCCCTGATCATCTTTAATGCACTTTCGGAGGTTGTAGTTGATGCTTTTTCAAACCTTCTAGGACAATTTGGCTTGACGAATCTAGTGGCCATAGAAATTGGATCATGGACTATTTTTGCCCAACTGTTTACCCTGTTTATAATTAGAGATTTTATTCAGTGGTGGACCCATAGGTTACTACATGCCGTACCGTTTCTTTGGCGGTTTCACAAAGTGCATCACTCTGTAGAACAAATGGGTTTTGCAGCACATTTGAGGTATCATTGGATGGAAACTATCGTTTATCGAACAATCGAATATATACCACTAGCTATGATCGGTTTTGGGATAGACGACTTCTTTTTCGTGCATATGTTTACATTGGCTGTTGGTCACTGGAACCACGCGAATATTAAAGTGAATTTGGGGCCTTTGAAATACATTTTTAATAACCCCAATATGCATATGTGGCACCATGCACATGACTTACCAAAAGAACGCCGAACAGGTGTGAATTTTGGGCTAACCTTGAGTGTATGGGACTATCTGTTTGGGACAGCTTACATTCCGTCTAGTGGTAAATCCATTAAGCTAGGGTTTCCCGGAGTAACTAAGTTTCCGAAGAACTTCTGGGGACAGATTTCTCATGGGTTTGGCAAAAAAGGCCAATGA
- a CDS encoding S1/P1 nuclease, with amino-acid sequence MKYLSLFIALFFLGNNVAPKEAYWGQIGHRTVGHIADGMLSKRASKNVRRVLGNETLAEVSTWMDEIRSDNAYRYANTWHYCTIPDGMTYETAPKQKGGDVIWAIEKIIAELKSDTLSLAAEAQNLKYLVHLVGDIHQPLHVGNGEDRGGNDVKVQWFGNDTNLHSVWDTRMIDSKQFSYTELADWVNHPTKDEVTTWQSASVRDWAMESMSYRDQVYTIPENGRLSYRYSYDNFDLVKQRILQAGVRLAGVINEVYD; translated from the coding sequence ATGAAATACCTAAGTCTATTCATCGCATTGTTCTTCCTTGGTAATAATGTAGCTCCGAAGGAAGCTTATTGGGGACAAATTGGACATAGAACTGTAGGCCATATTGCTGATGGTATGCTTTCAAAAAGGGCATCCAAAAATGTAAGAAGAGTGCTGGGAAATGAAACTTTAGCCGAAGTAAGCACATGGATGGACGAGATAAGATCCGACAATGCATATCGGTATGCCAACACATGGCATTATTGCACCATTCCTGACGGTATGACTTACGAAACTGCTCCAAAACAAAAAGGTGGTGATGTAATTTGGGCGATCGAGAAAATCATTGCTGAACTGAAGTCTGATACACTATCTCTGGCTGCTGAAGCTCAAAACCTTAAGTATTTAGTGCATTTAGTCGGTGATATTCATCAACCACTTCATGTTGGAAACGGTGAAGATCGTGGAGGCAATGACGTGAAAGTACAATGGTTTGGTAATGATACTAATCTTCATAGCGTGTGGGATACCCGCATGATTGATAGCAAGCAGTTCAGTTATACGGAATTGGCCGACTGGGTAAACCACCCGACTAAGGACGAGGTAACAACATGGCAAAGTGCCTCGGTACGGGATTGGGCCATGGAGTCGATGTCCTATCGAGATCAGGTATATACCATTCCGGAAAACGGTAGGTTGAGCTACCGTTACTCTTATGATAACTTCGATTTAGTTAAACAAAGAATTCTTCAAGCTGGCGTTCGCCTAGCAGGCGTGATTAATGAGGTTTACGACTAA